One stretch of Chryseobacterium fluminis DNA includes these proteins:
- a CDS encoding toxin-antitoxin system YwqK family antitoxin has translation MKEPTIHNEDPNLEHNLLDTNYLKYKGKLFTGTLLYDDTNPVSYIEYTNGDYDGDNVSYHNNGQVAAKSKYKEGKFISGEEWYDNGQSRYNSDKGNIIFDKDGIITKENNVWYYKNGKVRLITEDTTTKIYSERGNLVILIEPSEGVINSYPTSRITYYHKILKEEYKNLTEHIYLYPEDNFNFRNSIFIFLNSWIIELYRANLKKEALQLINMMINDSEERLKENLHYRIQSLEQNFVHNSKIFIKRLINREFDDSNPKINNKLSIIILADDV, from the coding sequence ATGAAAGAACCTACAATACATAATGAAGATCCTAATCTTGAGCACAATCTTTTGGACACCAACTATCTAAAATATAAAGGGAAGCTTTTTACAGGAACTCTTTTATATGATGATACCAATCCCGTTTCTTATATCGAATATACAAATGGCGATTATGATGGAGATAATGTATCATACCATAACAATGGACAAGTAGCTGCAAAGAGTAAATATAAAGAAGGAAAATTCATATCTGGTGAAGAATGGTATGACAATGGGCAATCACGTTATAACTCTGATAAGGGAAATATTATTTTTGATAAAGATGGAATAATAACAAAAGAAAATAATGTCTGGTATTATAAGAATGGAAAAGTAAGGCTAATAACAGAAGATACAACAACTAAAATTTATTCTGAAAGAGGTAATTTAGTAATATTAATTGAGCCAAGTGAAGGGGTTATTAACAGCTATCCAACATCCAGAATAACATACTATCATAAAATTCTGAAAGAAGAATACAAAAATTTGACTGAACATATTTATTTGTATCCTGAAGACAACTTTAATTTCAGAAATAGTATTTTTATTTTTTTAAATTCCTGGATAATAGAACTTTATAGAGCCAATTTAAAGAAAGAAGCTTTACAATTAATTAATATGATGATTAATGATAGTGAAGAAAGACTCAAAGAAAATCTTCATTACAGAATTCAAAGTCTTGAACAGAATTTTGTTCATAACTCAAAGATTTTTATAAAACGTCTTATCAATAGGGAATTTGATG